A region from the Falco peregrinus isolate bFalPer1 chromosome 19, bFalPer1.pri, whole genome shotgun sequence genome encodes:
- the ARNT gene encoding aryl hydrocarbon receptor nuclear translocator isoform X3, protein MAATAANPEMASDVSSLGAAVSSGNPGAGAQAGGAIVQRANKRRSGLDFDDDGEGNSKFLRCDDDPMPNDKERFARENHSEIERRRRNKMTAYITELSDMVPTCSALARKPDKLTILRMAVSHMKSLRGTGNTSTDGTYKPSFLTDQELKHLILEAADGFLFIVSCETGRVVYVSDSVTPVLNQPQSEWFGSTLYDQVHPDDVGKLREQLSTSENALTEGTKPWCLSNKDPAAPPENASKGRILDLKTGTVKKEGQQSMRMCMGSRRSFICRMRCGNSSVDPVSVNRLSFMRNRCRNGLGAAKDGEPHYVVVHCTGYIKAWPPAGVSLPDDDPDAGQGSKFCLVAIGRLQVTSSPNCTDMNNVCQPTEFISRHNTEGIFTFIDHRCVATVGYQPQELLGKDIVDFCHPEDQQLLRDSFQQVVKLKGQVLSVMFRFRSKNREWLWMRTSSFTFQNPYSDEIEYIICTNTNVKNSSQESRPALSNSMQRPQLGQSVNLPLEMGTAQLPSRQQQPPQQTELEVVPGRESLSGYDHSQVPVQPVTAAGPEHSKPLEKAESLFNQERDPRFSEIYSSINADQSKALPASTVPANQPLFTQGNTFTPPRPAENFRSSSMVPPVNIIQQQPSSAGRILAQISRHSSPAQVSGTNWAPGTRPVFTPQQVGSQTVKTRPPSFSMGTFQGTPSSFSPMTAPGSTASPTGAAYPNLASRGTGFTTEAAQTPSTFEPRAAEGVGMWPQWQGQHHGPASGEQHVQQPQPSQPEVFSDMLTMLGDQGPNYNNEEFPELNIFPSFSE, encoded by the exons ATGGCAGCCACCGCCGCCAACCCGG AAATGGCATCAGATGTTTCCTCGCTGGGTGCAGCTGTCAGCTCTGGGAACCCTGGAGCGGGTGCGCAGGCTGGAGGGGCCATCGTTCAGAGAGCCAACAAGCGGCGCTCTGG gcttGATTTTGATGATGATGGAGAAGGGAACAGTAAATTCCTCAG ATGCGATGATGACCCGATGCCAAATGATAAAGAGAGATTTGCCAG GGAAAATCACAGCGAGATTGAACGTAGGCGAAGGAACAAGATGACCGCCTACATCACAGAGCTCTCGGACATGGTGCCCACCTGCAGCGCCCTGGCCCGCAAACCAGACAAGCTCACCATCTTGCGCATGGCTGTCTCTCACATGAAGTCGCTGCGTGGCACAGGCAATACCTCCACTGACGGCACCTACAAACCCTCCTTTCTCACTGACCAG GAGCTCAAACACCTGATCCTAGAGGCGGCCGACGGCTTTCTGTTCATAGTGTCTTGTGAGACCGGGAGGGTGGTCTACGTCTCCGATTCTGTGACTCCTGTCCTGAACCAGCCCCAGTCCGAGTGGTTTGGCAGCACCCTCTACGACCAGGTGCACCCGGATGACGTGGGCAAGCTGAGGGAGCAGCTTTCCACATCGGAGAACGCGCTGACAG AAGGAACCAAACCCTGGTGCCTTTCTAACAAGGATCCTGCAGCCCCCCCTGAGAATGCATCTAAAG gtCGCATCCTCGATTTGAAGACTGGGACTGTCAAGAAGGAAGGCCAGCAGTCCATGAGGATGTGTATGGGTTCACGAAGATCTTTCATCTGCCGAATGAG GTGTGGCAACAGCTCAGTGGATCCAGTCTCTGTAAATCGTCTCAGCTTTATGAGGAATCGCTGCAG GAATGGCTTAGGTGCAGCAAAAGATGGTGAACCTCACTACGTTGTGGTGCACTGCACGGGTTACATAAAAGCCTGGCCCCCTGCAG GTGTTTCGCTGCCTGATGATGACCCAGACGCTGGCCAGGGCAGCAAGTTTTGCCTTGTGGCTATCGGCAGGCTCCAG GTCACCAGCTCACCCAACTGCACAGACATGAACAATGTTTGTCAGCCAACAGAGTTCATCTCCCGACACAACACCGAAGGCATTTTCACTTTCATCGATCACCGGTGTGTGGCTACAGTTGGCTACCAGCCGCAG GAACTTCTGGGGAAAGACATTGTGGATTTCTGCCACCCGGAAGACCAGCAGCTTTTGCGGGACAGCTTTCAGCAG GTGGTGAAGTTAAAAGGCCAGGTTCTGTCAGTCATGTTCCGATTCCGATCCAAAAACCGGGAATGGCTCTGGATGAGAACCAGCTCCTTTACCTTCCAGAACCCCTACTCGGATGAAATTGAGTACATCATCTGTACCAACACCAACGTCAA gaACTCGAGCCAGGAGTCTCGACCTGCCCTGTCAAACTCAATGCAGaggccccagctggggcagagtGTCAACCTTCCCCTGGAGATGGGCACGGCACAGCTGCCCTCAAG gcagcagcagccgccacAACAGACAGAGCTGGAAGTGGTCCCAGGAAGAGAGAGCCTGTCTGGTTATGACCACTCACAG GTTCCCGTTCAGCCGGTGACTGCTGCCGGCCCAGAGCACAGCAAGCCCTTGGAGAAGGCAGAGAGCCTTTTTAATCAGGAGCGGGACCCAAGGTTCAGCGAAATCTACAGCAGTATCAACGCAG ACCAGAGCAAAGCCCTTCCTGCCAGCACAGTGCCTGCCAACCAGCCCCTCTTCACGCAGGGAAACACCTTCACCCCACCACGACCTGCTGAGAACTTCAG gagcagcagcatggtaCCTCCTGTCAACATTATTCAGCAGCAGCCCTCGTCAGCGGGCCGGATCTTAGCACAGATTTCACGCCACTCCAGCCCAGCTCAGGTCAGCGGAACCAACTGGGCTCCAGGGACACGGCCGGTGTTCACGCCCCAG CAAGTGGGGTCCCAGACTGTGAAGACTCGGCCCCCTTCCTTCAGCATGGGGACTTTCCAAGGCACCCCGTCTTCCTTCAGTCCCATGACAGCACCTGGCTCTACGGCTTCTCCTACCGGCGCTGCTTACCCGAACCTTGCCAGCCGTGGCACCGGCTTCA CCACGGAAGCGGCGCAGACGCCCAGCACATTCGAGCCGCGGGCAGCCGAAGGCGTGGGGATGTGGCCGCAGTGGCAAGGACAGCACCATGGCCCAGCGTCTGGGGAGCAACACGTGCAGCAGCCGCAGCCAAGCCAGCCTGAGGTCTTCTCA GACATGCTGACGATGCTGGGAGACCAAGGACCCAACTACAACAACGAAGAGTTCCCAGAGCTGAATATATTCCcttctttttcagaataa
- the ARNT gene encoding aryl hydrocarbon receptor nuclear translocator isoform X8, translating to MAATAANPEMASDVSSLGAAVSSGNPGAGAQAGGAIVQRANKRRSGLDFDDDGEGNSKFLRCDDDPMPNDKERFARSDDEQSSADKERLARENHSEIERRRRNKMTAYITELSDMVPTCSALARKPDKLTILRMAVSHMKSLRGTGNTSTDGTYKPSFLTDQELKHLILEAADGFLFIVSCETGRVVYVSDSVTPVLNQPQSEWFGSTLYDQVHPDDVGKLREQLSTSENALTGRILDLKTGTVKKEGQQSMRMCMGSRRSFICRMRCGNSSVDPVSVNRLSFMRNRCRNGLGAAKDGEPHYVVVHCTGYIKAWPPAGVSLPDDDPDAGQGSKFCLVAIGRLQVTSSPNCTDMNNVCQPTEFISRHNTEGIFTFIDHRCVATVGYQPQELLGKDIVDFCHPEDQQLLRDSFQQVVKLKGQVLSVMFRFRSKNREWLWMRTSSFTFQNPYSDEIEYIICTNTNVKQQQPPQQTELEVVPGRESLSGYDHSQVPVQPVTAAGPEHSKPLEKAESLFNQERDPRFSEIYSSINADQSKALPASTVPANQPLFTQGNTFTPPRPAENFRSSSMVPPVNIIQQQPSSAGRILAQISRHSSPAQVSGTNWAPGTRPVFTPQQVGSQTVKTRPPSFSMGTFQGTPSSFSPMTAPGSTASPTGAAYPNLASRGTGFTTEAAQTPSTFEPRAAEGVGMWPQWQGQHHGPASGEQHVQQPQPSQPEVFSDMLTMLGDQGPNYNNEEFPELNIFPSFSE from the exons ATGGCAGCCACCGCCGCCAACCCGG AAATGGCATCAGATGTTTCCTCGCTGGGTGCAGCTGTCAGCTCTGGGAACCCTGGAGCGGGTGCGCAGGCTGGAGGGGCCATCGTTCAGAGAGCCAACAAGCGGCGCTCTGG gcttGATTTTGATGATGATGGAGAAGGGAACAGTAAATTCCTCAG ATGCGATGATGACCCGATGCCAAATGATAAAGAGAGATTTGCCAG gtctGATGATGAACAGAGTTCAGCGGATAAGGAGAGACTTGCCAG GGAAAATCACAGCGAGATTGAACGTAGGCGAAGGAACAAGATGACCGCCTACATCACAGAGCTCTCGGACATGGTGCCCACCTGCAGCGCCCTGGCCCGCAAACCAGACAAGCTCACCATCTTGCGCATGGCTGTCTCTCACATGAAGTCGCTGCGTGGCACAGGCAATACCTCCACTGACGGCACCTACAAACCCTCCTTTCTCACTGACCAG GAGCTCAAACACCTGATCCTAGAGGCGGCCGACGGCTTTCTGTTCATAGTGTCTTGTGAGACCGGGAGGGTGGTCTACGTCTCCGATTCTGTGACTCCTGTCCTGAACCAGCCCCAGTCCGAGTGGTTTGGCAGCACCCTCTACGACCAGGTGCACCCGGATGACGTGGGCAAGCTGAGGGAGCAGCTTTCCACATCGGAGAACGCGCTGACAG gtCGCATCCTCGATTTGAAGACTGGGACTGTCAAGAAGGAAGGCCAGCAGTCCATGAGGATGTGTATGGGTTCACGAAGATCTTTCATCTGCCGAATGAG GTGTGGCAACAGCTCAGTGGATCCAGTCTCTGTAAATCGTCTCAGCTTTATGAGGAATCGCTGCAG GAATGGCTTAGGTGCAGCAAAAGATGGTGAACCTCACTACGTTGTGGTGCACTGCACGGGTTACATAAAAGCCTGGCCCCCTGCAG GTGTTTCGCTGCCTGATGATGACCCAGACGCTGGCCAGGGCAGCAAGTTTTGCCTTGTGGCTATCGGCAGGCTCCAG GTCACCAGCTCACCCAACTGCACAGACATGAACAATGTTTGTCAGCCAACAGAGTTCATCTCCCGACACAACACCGAAGGCATTTTCACTTTCATCGATCACCGGTGTGTGGCTACAGTTGGCTACCAGCCGCAG GAACTTCTGGGGAAAGACATTGTGGATTTCTGCCACCCGGAAGACCAGCAGCTTTTGCGGGACAGCTTTCAGCAG GTGGTGAAGTTAAAAGGCCAGGTTCTGTCAGTCATGTTCCGATTCCGATCCAAAAACCGGGAATGGCTCTGGATGAGAACCAGCTCCTTTACCTTCCAGAACCCCTACTCGGATGAAATTGAGTACATCATCTGTACCAACACCAACGTCAA gcagcagcagccgccacAACAGACAGAGCTGGAAGTGGTCCCAGGAAGAGAGAGCCTGTCTGGTTATGACCACTCACAG GTTCCCGTTCAGCCGGTGACTGCTGCCGGCCCAGAGCACAGCAAGCCCTTGGAGAAGGCAGAGAGCCTTTTTAATCAGGAGCGGGACCCAAGGTTCAGCGAAATCTACAGCAGTATCAACGCAG ACCAGAGCAAAGCCCTTCCTGCCAGCACAGTGCCTGCCAACCAGCCCCTCTTCACGCAGGGAAACACCTTCACCCCACCACGACCTGCTGAGAACTTCAG gagcagcagcatggtaCCTCCTGTCAACATTATTCAGCAGCAGCCCTCGTCAGCGGGCCGGATCTTAGCACAGATTTCACGCCACTCCAGCCCAGCTCAGGTCAGCGGAACCAACTGGGCTCCAGGGACACGGCCGGTGTTCACGCCCCAG CAAGTGGGGTCCCAGACTGTGAAGACTCGGCCCCCTTCCTTCAGCATGGGGACTTTCCAAGGCACCCCGTCTTCCTTCAGTCCCATGACAGCACCTGGCTCTACGGCTTCTCCTACCGGCGCTGCTTACCCGAACCTTGCCAGCCGTGGCACCGGCTTCA CCACGGAAGCGGCGCAGACGCCCAGCACATTCGAGCCGCGGGCAGCCGAAGGCGTGGGGATGTGGCCGCAGTGGCAAGGACAGCACCATGGCCCAGCGTCTGGGGAGCAACACGTGCAGCAGCCGCAGCCAAGCCAGCCTGAGGTCTTCTCA GACATGCTGACGATGCTGGGAGACCAAGGACCCAACTACAACAACGAAGAGTTCCCAGAGCTGAATATATTCCcttctttttcagaataa
- the ARNT gene encoding aryl hydrocarbon receptor nuclear translocator isoform X7, which produces MAATAANPEMASDVSSLGAAVSSGNPGAGAQAGGAIVQRANKRRSGLDFDDDGEGNSKFLRCDDDPMPNDKERFARSDDEQSSADKERLARENHSEIERRRRNKMTAYITELSDMVPTCSALARKPDKLTILRMAVSHMKSLRGTGNTSTDGTYKPSFLTDQELKHLILEAADGFLFIVSCETGRVVYVSDSVTPVLNQPQSEWFGSTLYDQVHPDDVGKLREQLSTSENALTEGTKPWCLSNKDPAAPPENASKGRILDLKTGTVKKEGQQSMRMCMGSRRSFICRMRCGNSSVDPVSVNRLSFMRNRCRNGLGAAKDGEPHYVVVHCTGYIKAWPPAGVSLPDDDPDAGQGSKFCLVAIGRLQVTSSPNCTDMNNVCQPTEFISRHNTEGIFTFIDHRCVATVGYQPQELLGKDIVDFCHPEDQQLLRDSFQQVVKLKGQVLSVMFRFRSKNREWLWMRTSSFTFQNPYSDEIEYIICTNTNVKQQQPPQQTELEVVPGRESLSGYDHSQVPVQPVTAAGPEHSKPLEKAESLFNQERDPRFSEIYSSINADQSKALPASTVPANQPLFTQGNTFTPPRPAENFRSSSMVPPVNIIQQQPSSAGRILAQISRHSSPAQVSGTNWAPGTRPVFTPQQVGSQTVKTRPPSFSMGTFQGTPSSFSPMTAPGSTASPTGAAYPNLASRGTGFTTEAAQTPSTFEPRAAEGVGMWPQWQGQHHGPASGEQHVQQPQPSQPEVFSDMLTMLGDQGPNYNNEEFPELNIFPSFSE; this is translated from the exons ATGGCAGCCACCGCCGCCAACCCGG AAATGGCATCAGATGTTTCCTCGCTGGGTGCAGCTGTCAGCTCTGGGAACCCTGGAGCGGGTGCGCAGGCTGGAGGGGCCATCGTTCAGAGAGCCAACAAGCGGCGCTCTGG gcttGATTTTGATGATGATGGAGAAGGGAACAGTAAATTCCTCAG ATGCGATGATGACCCGATGCCAAATGATAAAGAGAGATTTGCCAG gtctGATGATGAACAGAGTTCAGCGGATAAGGAGAGACTTGCCAG GGAAAATCACAGCGAGATTGAACGTAGGCGAAGGAACAAGATGACCGCCTACATCACAGAGCTCTCGGACATGGTGCCCACCTGCAGCGCCCTGGCCCGCAAACCAGACAAGCTCACCATCTTGCGCATGGCTGTCTCTCACATGAAGTCGCTGCGTGGCACAGGCAATACCTCCACTGACGGCACCTACAAACCCTCCTTTCTCACTGACCAG GAGCTCAAACACCTGATCCTAGAGGCGGCCGACGGCTTTCTGTTCATAGTGTCTTGTGAGACCGGGAGGGTGGTCTACGTCTCCGATTCTGTGACTCCTGTCCTGAACCAGCCCCAGTCCGAGTGGTTTGGCAGCACCCTCTACGACCAGGTGCACCCGGATGACGTGGGCAAGCTGAGGGAGCAGCTTTCCACATCGGAGAACGCGCTGACAG AAGGAACCAAACCCTGGTGCCTTTCTAACAAGGATCCTGCAGCCCCCCCTGAGAATGCATCTAAAG gtCGCATCCTCGATTTGAAGACTGGGACTGTCAAGAAGGAAGGCCAGCAGTCCATGAGGATGTGTATGGGTTCACGAAGATCTTTCATCTGCCGAATGAG GTGTGGCAACAGCTCAGTGGATCCAGTCTCTGTAAATCGTCTCAGCTTTATGAGGAATCGCTGCAG GAATGGCTTAGGTGCAGCAAAAGATGGTGAACCTCACTACGTTGTGGTGCACTGCACGGGTTACATAAAAGCCTGGCCCCCTGCAG GTGTTTCGCTGCCTGATGATGACCCAGACGCTGGCCAGGGCAGCAAGTTTTGCCTTGTGGCTATCGGCAGGCTCCAG GTCACCAGCTCACCCAACTGCACAGACATGAACAATGTTTGTCAGCCAACAGAGTTCATCTCCCGACACAACACCGAAGGCATTTTCACTTTCATCGATCACCGGTGTGTGGCTACAGTTGGCTACCAGCCGCAG GAACTTCTGGGGAAAGACATTGTGGATTTCTGCCACCCGGAAGACCAGCAGCTTTTGCGGGACAGCTTTCAGCAG GTGGTGAAGTTAAAAGGCCAGGTTCTGTCAGTCATGTTCCGATTCCGATCCAAAAACCGGGAATGGCTCTGGATGAGAACCAGCTCCTTTACCTTCCAGAACCCCTACTCGGATGAAATTGAGTACATCATCTGTACCAACACCAACGTCAA gcagcagcagccgccacAACAGACAGAGCTGGAAGTGGTCCCAGGAAGAGAGAGCCTGTCTGGTTATGACCACTCACAG GTTCCCGTTCAGCCGGTGACTGCTGCCGGCCCAGAGCACAGCAAGCCCTTGGAGAAGGCAGAGAGCCTTTTTAATCAGGAGCGGGACCCAAGGTTCAGCGAAATCTACAGCAGTATCAACGCAG ACCAGAGCAAAGCCCTTCCTGCCAGCACAGTGCCTGCCAACCAGCCCCTCTTCACGCAGGGAAACACCTTCACCCCACCACGACCTGCTGAGAACTTCAG gagcagcagcatggtaCCTCCTGTCAACATTATTCAGCAGCAGCCCTCGTCAGCGGGCCGGATCTTAGCACAGATTTCACGCCACTCCAGCCCAGCTCAGGTCAGCGGAACCAACTGGGCTCCAGGGACACGGCCGGTGTTCACGCCCCAG CAAGTGGGGTCCCAGACTGTGAAGACTCGGCCCCCTTCCTTCAGCATGGGGACTTTCCAAGGCACCCCGTCTTCCTTCAGTCCCATGACAGCACCTGGCTCTACGGCTTCTCCTACCGGCGCTGCTTACCCGAACCTTGCCAGCCGTGGCACCGGCTTCA CCACGGAAGCGGCGCAGACGCCCAGCACATTCGAGCCGCGGGCAGCCGAAGGCGTGGGGATGTGGCCGCAGTGGCAAGGACAGCACCATGGCCCAGCGTCTGGGGAGCAACACGTGCAGCAGCCGCAGCCAAGCCAGCCTGAGGTCTTCTCA GACATGCTGACGATGCTGGGAGACCAAGGACCCAACTACAACAACGAAGAGTTCCCAGAGCTGAATATATTCCcttctttttcagaataa
- the ARNT gene encoding aryl hydrocarbon receptor nuclear translocator (The RefSeq protein has 7 substitutions compared to this genomic sequence) yields the protein MAATAANPEMASDVSSLGAAVSSRNPGAGAQAGGAIVQRANKRRSGLDFDDDGEGNSKFLRCDDDLTSNDKERFARSDDEQSSTDKERFARENHSEIERRRRNKMTAYITELSDMVPTCSALARKPDKLTILRMAVSHMKSLRGTGNTSTDGTYKPSFLTDQELKHLILEAADGFLFIVSCETGRVVYVSDSVTPVLNQPQSEWFGSTLYDQVHPDDVGKLREQLSTSENALTEGTKPWCLSNKDPAAPPENASKGRILDLKTGTVKKEGQQSMRMCMGSRRSFICRMRCGNSSVDPVSVNRLSFMRNRCRNGLGAAKDGEPHYVVVHCTGYIKAWPPAGVSLPDDDPDAGQGSKFCLVAIGRLQVTSSPNCTDMNNVCQPTEFISRHNTEGIFTFIDHRCVATVGYQPQELLGKDIVDFCHPEDQQLLRDSFQQVVKLKGQVLSVMFRFRSKNREWLWMRTSSFTFQNPYSDEIEYIICTNTNVKNSSQESRPALSNSMQRPQLGQSVNLPLEMGTAQLPSRQQQPPQQTELEVVPGRESLSGYDHSQVPVQPVTAAGPEHSKPLEKAESLFNQERDPRFSEIYSSINADQNKALPASTVPANQPLFTQGNTFTPPRPAENFRSSSMVPPVNIIQQQPSSAGRILAQISRHSSPAQVSGTNWAPGTRPVFTPQQVGSQTVKTRPPSFSMGTFQGTPSSFSPMTAPGSTASPTGAAYPNLASRGTGFTTEAAQTPSTFEPRAAEGVGMWPQWQGQHHGPASGEQHVQQPQPSQPEVFSDMLTMLGDQGPNYNNEEFPELNIFPSFSE from the exons ATGGCAGCCACCGCCGCCAACCCGG AAATGGCATCAGATGTTTCCTCGCTGGGTGCAGCTGTCAGCTCTGGGAACCCTGGAGCGGGTGCGCAGGCTGGAGGGGCCATCGTTCAGAGAGCCAACAAGCGGCGCTCTGG gcttGATTTTGATGATGATGGAGAAGGGAACAGTAAATTCCTCAG ATGCGATGATGACCCGATGCCAAATGATAAAGAGAGATTTGCCAG gtctGATGATGAACAGAGTTCAGCGGATAAGGAGAGACTTGCCAG GGAAAATCACAGCGAGATTGAACGTAGGCGAAGGAACAAGATGACCGCCTACATCACAGAGCTCTCGGACATGGTGCCCACCTGCAGCGCCCTGGCCCGCAAACCAGACAAGCTCACCATCTTGCGCATGGCTGTCTCTCACATGAAGTCGCTGCGTGGCACAGGCAATACCTCCACTGACGGCACCTACAAACCCTCCTTTCTCACTGACCAG GAGCTCAAACACCTGATCCTAGAGGCGGCCGACGGCTTTCTGTTCATAGTGTCTTGTGAGACCGGGAGGGTGGTCTACGTCTCCGATTCTGTGACTCCTGTCCTGAACCAGCCCCAGTCCGAGTGGTTTGGCAGCACCCTCTACGACCAGGTGCACCCGGATGACGTGGGCAAGCTGAGGGAGCAGCTTTCCACATCGGAGAACGCGCTGACAG AAGGAACCAAACCCTGGTGCCTTTCTAACAAGGATCCTGCAGCCCCCCCTGAGAATGCATCTAAAG gtCGCATCCTCGATTTGAAGACTGGGACTGTCAAGAAGGAAGGCCAGCAGTCCATGAGGATGTGTATGGGTTCACGAAGATCTTTCATCTGCCGAATGAG GTGTGGCAACAGCTCAGTGGATCCAGTCTCTGTAAATCGTCTCAGCTTTATGAGGAATCGCTGCAG GAATGGCTTAGGTGCAGCAAAAGATGGTGAACCTCACTACGTTGTGGTGCACTGCACGGGTTACATAAAAGCCTGGCCCCCTGCAG GTGTTTCGCTGCCTGATGATGACCCAGACGCTGGCCAGGGCAGCAAGTTTTGCCTTGTGGCTATCGGCAGGCTCCAG GTCACCAGCTCACCCAACTGCACAGACATGAACAATGTTTGTCAGCCAACAGAGTTCATCTCCCGACACAACACCGAAGGCATTTTCACTTTCATCGATCACCGGTGTGTGGCTACAGTTGGCTACCAGCCGCAG GAACTTCTGGGGAAAGACATTGTGGATTTCTGCCACCCGGAAGACCAGCAGCTTTTGCGGGACAGCTTTCAGCAG GTGGTGAAGTTAAAAGGCCAGGTTCTGTCAGTCATGTTCCGATTCCGATCCAAAAACCGGGAATGGCTCTGGATGAGAACCAGCTCCTTTACCTTCCAGAACCCCTACTCGGATGAAATTGAGTACATCATCTGTACCAACACCAACGTCAA gaACTCGAGCCAGGAGTCTCGACCTGCCCTGTCAAACTCAATGCAGaggccccagctggggcagagtGTCAACCTTCCCCTGGAGATGGGCACGGCACAGCTGCCCTCAAG gcagcagcagccgccacAACAGACAGAGCTGGAAGTGGTCCCAGGAAGAGAGAGCCTGTCTGGTTATGACCACTCACAG GTTCCCGTTCAGCCGGTGACTGCTGCCGGCCCAGAGCACAGCAAGCCCTTGGAGAAGGCAGAGAGCCTTTTTAATCAGGAGCGGGACCCAAGGTTCAGCGAAATCTACAGCAGTATCAACGCAG ACCAGAGCAAAGCCCTTCCTGCCAGCACAGTGCCTGCCAACCAGCCCCTCTTCACGCAGGGAAACACCTTCACCCCACCACGACCTGCTGAGAACTTCAG gagcagcagcatggtaCCTCCTGTCAACATTATTCAGCAGCAGCCCTCGTCAGCGGGCCGGATCTTAGCACAGATTTCACGCCACTCCAGCCCAGCTCAGGTCAGCGGAACCAACTGGGCTCCAGGGACACGGCCGGTGTTCACGCCCCAG CAAGTGGGGTCCCAGACTGTGAAGACTCGGCCCCCTTCCTTCAGCATGGGGACTTTCCAAGGCACCCCGTCTTCCTTCAGTCCCATGACAGCACCTGGCTCTACGGCTTCTCCTACCGGCGCTGCTTACCCGAACCTTGCCAGCCGTGGCACCGGCTTCA CCACGGAAGCGGCGCAGACGCCCAGCACATTCGAGCCGCGGGCAGCCGAAGGCGTGGGGATGTGGCCGCAGTGGCAAGGACAGCACCATGGCCCAGCGTCTGGGGAGCAACACGTGCAGCAGCCGCAGCCAAGCCAGCCTGAGGTCTTCTCA GACATGCTGACGATGCTGGGAGACCAAGGACCCAACTACAACAACGAAGAGTTCCCAGAGCTGAATATATTCCcttctttttcagaataa